One segment of Limisphaerales bacterium DNA contains the following:
- the purE gene encoding 5-(carboxyamino)imidazole ribonucleotide mutase — translation MSDTKPLVGVIMGSHSDWAVMENCAKQLKDLGVPYEAKVISAHRTPELLHRWVNASTENGMEVIIAAAGGAAHLAGVTAAITSVPVLGVPMKAWSTEGMDSLLSMVQMPGGVPVGTLAVGKPGAKNAALLATAILGNKYPEYKKAYEDFRSQQTADGEAKQDLPAV, via the coding sequence ATGAGCGACACAAAACCATTGGTAGGAGTCATCATGGGCAGTCATTCCGACTGGGCGGTGATGGAGAACTGTGCAAAGCAACTCAAAGACCTCGGCGTACCTTACGAGGCCAAAGTCATTTCCGCCCATCGCACGCCGGAATTATTGCACCGTTGGGTGAACGCTTCCACGGAGAACGGGATGGAAGTCATCATCGCGGCAGCCGGAGGCGCGGCGCATTTGGCGGGGGTGACCGCGGCGATCACGTCGGTCCCGGTGCTGGGCGTGCCGATGAAGGCTTGGAGCACGGAGGGGATGGATTCGTTGCTCTCGATGGTACAGATGCCCGGCGGCGTGCCGGTGGGCACTTTAGCGGTCGGTAAGCCGGGGGCCAAGAACGCGGCGCTGTTGGCCACGGCTATTCTCGGGAATAAGTATCCGGAGTACAAAAAGGCGTACGAGGACTTCCGCTCACAACAAACGGCTGATGGCGAGGCGAAGCAGGATTTGCCCGCGGTTTGA
- a CDS encoding ribose-phosphate pyrophosphokinase, producing the protein MKIFSGRSNRPLAEAIAESINMPIGKAIIRNFPNGETFVKIEENVRGEDAYVIQSTCPPANQNLMELFIMIDALRRASANRITAVLPFYGYARQDRKDQPRVPISAKLVANLLVASGVNRVLTCDLHAQQIQGFFDIPVDHLYAAPVIFEYLKTLDLGDELAVVSPDTGGIKMAHAYSQMLHASLAIVAKRRVSDTETETVSVIGKVRGKTVLLVDDLTETAGTLVSAARLLRRRGAKKIIAAVSHCVLNDLGAKRMRKSNIDELISTDTVPRPEIKGLKLTTLSVAGLLGEAIKRIHTNSSVTSLFEFDGVRIG; encoded by the coding sequence GTGAAAATTTTTTCCGGCAGATCCAATCGTCCCCTCGCCGAGGCCATCGCGGAAAGCATCAATATGCCGATCGGCAAGGCCATCATCCGCAATTTCCCCAATGGCGAAACGTTCGTGAAGATTGAGGAAAACGTGCGGGGTGAGGACGCGTATGTGATCCAAAGCACTTGCCCGCCGGCAAACCAAAATTTGATGGAGCTATTCATCATGATTGATGCGCTTCGTCGGGCGAGCGCCAATCGGATTACCGCTGTGTTGCCGTTTTATGGCTACGCGCGGCAGGATCGGAAGGATCAACCGCGCGTGCCCATTAGCGCAAAGTTGGTGGCGAACTTGTTGGTGGCTTCGGGCGTGAACCGCGTGCTCACGTGTGATTTGCACGCCCAACAGATTCAGGGATTTTTCGATATTCCAGTGGATCATTTGTACGCGGCACCGGTGATTTTTGAATACCTCAAAACCCTGGATTTGGGCGACGAACTGGCGGTGGTGAGTCCAGACACCGGCGGCATCAAAATGGCCCACGCGTACTCGCAGATGCTGCACGCGAGCCTCGCGATTGTAGCCAAACGGCGGGTTTCGGATACGGAAACCGAGACCGTTTCGGTCATCGGCAAAGTGCGTGGGAAGACCGTTTTACTGGTGGATGACCTCACGGAAACGGCTGGTACGCTGGTTTCGGCGGCGCGTTTGCTGCGGCGGCGCGGGGCGAAAAAGATTATTGCGGCGGTTTCCCACTGTGTTTTGAATGATTTGGGCGCAAAAAGAATGCGAAAATCAAACATTGACGAACTTATCTCGACTGATACTGTTCCCCGCCCCGAAATCAAGGGCTTAAAGCTGACCACTTTGTCGGTGGCCGGCTTGCTCGGCGAGGCGATTAAACGGATTCACACGAATTCATCGGTCACCTCGCTGTTTGAATTTGATGGAGTGAGGATAGGATAA
- a CDS encoding 50S ribosomal protein L25, with the protein MKAIELAANARTAKKRNQVRALRHTGSLPAVIYGSGSGAEQLEVDKKTFQRMMASTSATAVLVDLNLDGNSRLALIQEVQHHPLSRQPLHVDFREVRRDQQVHVTVPIVPMGEAVGVKVGGGNLEHVMRQVHVSGTPDALPEMIEVDITGLDIGDTLHISDIAAPEGVQILDNTGNPVFSVSRPRVEVEVTPAEGEGEEGAEGEEGVAAEGEAKPEEGGGDKK; encoded by the coding sequence ATGAAAGCAATTGAACTAGCCGCCAATGCGCGCACCGCAAAGAAACGCAACCAAGTCAGAGCCCTCCGGCATACCGGCAGCCTGCCCGCCGTCATTTATGGCAGCGGCAGCGGTGCCGAACAGCTCGAAGTAGATAAAAAAACTTTCCAACGGATGATGGCTTCCACCTCCGCCACGGCGGTTTTGGTGGACCTCAACCTCGACGGCAACAGCCGTTTGGCATTGATTCAGGAAGTGCAGCACCACCCGCTGAGCCGCCAGCCATTGCACGTGGATTTCCGCGAAGTGCGCAGGGACCAGCAAGTGCACGTCACCGTGCCCATCGTGCCCATGGGAGAAGCAGTGGGCGTAAAAGTCGGCGGCGGCAACTTGGAACACGTGATGCGTCAGGTTCACGTGAGTGGAACCCCTGATGCGTTGCCGGAAATGATTGAGGTCGATATCACCGGGCTAGACATCGGCGACACCCTGCACATTAGCGATATTGCTGCGCCCGAGGGCGTTCAAATTTTGGATAACACCGGCAACCCGGTCTTCTCCGTATCGCGTCCGCGCGTGGAAGTGGAAGTCACTCCCGCAGAGGGCGAAGGCGAAGAAGGCGCCGAAGGCGAAGAGGGCGTAGCGGCCGAAGGCGAAGCCAAACCCGAGGAAGGCGGGGGCGACAAAAAGTAA
- a CDS encoding aminoacyl-tRNA hydrolase, producing MEAAHLIVGLGNPGAKYERTRHNAGFQAVEHLAAQWGAGWADEEKKFSARLARAEVAGRTVLLCEPLTFMNLSGEAVGAICDFYKIDEAIRVLVIVDDANIEFGEIRLRKGGSAGGHNGLRSMEQHLATPDYPRLRIGVGRPADDRQELASHVLGKFGESEAEALKPVLEKVAAQVDCWLAHGPSRAMNEFNGKVFPPKADVKDDNNSDQKEETEL from the coding sequence ATGGAGGCAGCACACCTCATCGTGGGGCTCGGCAATCCGGGCGCGAAGTACGAACGCACGCGCCACAACGCCGGCTTCCAAGCGGTGGAACATTTGGCCGCCCAATGGGGTGCCGGATGGGCCGACGAAGAGAAAAAATTTTCCGCGCGGCTGGCCCGGGCGGAAGTGGCCGGTCGCACCGTGCTACTGTGCGAGCCGTTGACGTTTATGAACCTCAGCGGCGAGGCCGTGGGAGCGATTTGCGATTTTTATAAAATCGACGAAGCCATCCGCGTGCTGGTGATTGTGGATGATGCCAACATTGAGTTTGGCGAAATCCGGCTGCGCAAAGGCGGCAGCGCCGGAGGCCACAACGGGCTGCGCTCGATGGAGCAGCACTTGGCCACGCCGGACTATCCGCGCCTGCGCATCGGCGTAGGGCGGCCCGCCGATGACCGGCAGGAACTGGCCAGCCACGTGTTGGGCAAGTTTGGCGAAAGCGAAGCGGAAGCACTGAAACCGGTGCTGGAAAAAGTGGCCGCACAAGTGGATTGCTGGCTGGCCCACGGGCCGTCGCGGGCAATGAATGAATTTAACGGGAAGGTGTTTCCTCCCAAGGCAGACGTAAAAGACGACAACAACAGCGACCAGAAAGAAGAAACAGAATTGTGA
- a CDS encoding 30S ribosomal protein S6, with product MKRYDGLFIIDTTGQSDSVDEHITKLNGLISEAGGKVTNEQKIGRRGFVRIANKRHKGGFYVNLQFELEGGALEGLRKELDKRPEFFRAQITRSTGATLELAAS from the coding sequence GTGAAACGCTACGACGGATTATTTATTATCGACACCACCGGCCAGTCCGACAGTGTGGACGAGCACATCACCAAGCTCAACGGCCTCATCAGTGAAGCTGGCGGCAAGGTGACTAACGAACAAAAGATCGGCCGGCGCGGCTTTGTCCGCATCGCCAACAAACGCCATAAGGGCGGCTTTTATGTAAACCTCCAGTTCGAATTGGAAGGCGGCGCTCTGGAAGGACTTCGCAAGGAACTAGACAAACGCCCGGAATTCTTCCGCGCCCAAATCACTCGCTCCACCGGTGCCACACTCGAATTGGCCGCCAGTTAA
- the ssb gene encoding single-stranded DNA-binding protein has protein sequence MPNYNKVILMGNLTRDPEVKYTSGGTAIAKLGMAINRTWTNKEGQKQEETTFVEVDAFGRQAEVIGQYLKKGRPVMVEGRLKLDQWDDKQTGQKRSKLGITLEGFQFLDSGGGGGGGGGGGGGHSSQPSAPAASGASSAPSSSNIPDLDDVPF, from the coding sequence ATGCCAAACTACAACAAGGTCATCTTAATGGGAAACCTAACCCGCGATCCCGAGGTTAAATATACTTCCGGCGGCACGGCCATCGCCAAACTCGGCATGGCTATCAACCGCACGTGGACGAATAAAGAAGGCCAAAAGCAGGAGGAAACCACATTCGTGGAAGTGGATGCCTTCGGCCGCCAAGCCGAGGTCATCGGTCAGTATCTCAAAAAAGGTCGTCCGGTGATGGTTGAAGGCCGCCTAAAGCTTGATCAATGGGACGATAAACAAACCGGCCAAAAACGCAGCAAACTTGGGATCACTCTCGAAGGATTTCAATTTCTCGATTCAGGCGGTGGCGGCGGTGGCGGTGGCGGTGGCGGTGGCGGTCACTCCAGCCAACCCAGCGCTCCGGCAGCATCCGGTGCTTCCAGTGCGCCTTCATCGTCCAATATCCCGGACTTGGACGACGTGCCGTTTTAA
- a CDS encoding 50S ribosomal protein L9: MSKKEIEIILTENVVSLRAAEGDVVKVKPGYARNFLLPHGKAIPASAGNQRYIESLQSRRAEREATERQHMEELLDSLKSLRLHVKVKTGEGGKMFGSVTAGTICDELHNQFDLELDRKKVALAKPLRELGEFDVKLKLHTDLEGELKVFVESENPLPTPQSVADEEAAKKAAAEKIDE, encoded by the coding sequence ATGTCCAAAAAAGAAATCGAAATCATCCTCACCGAAAACGTGGTGAGTCTGCGTGCCGCCGAGGGCGATGTGGTGAAGGTGAAGCCCGGCTACGCGCGTAATTTTCTGTTGCCGCACGGAAAGGCGATCCCCGCTTCTGCCGGCAATCAGCGGTACATCGAATCGCTGCAATCCCGCCGTGCCGAGCGCGAGGCCACCGAGCGCCAGCATATGGAGGAACTCCTCGACAGCCTCAAGAGCCTGCGTCTGCACGTTAAAGTAAAGACTGGCGAAGGCGGCAAAATGTTTGGCTCCGTTACCGCCGGCACTATTTGTGATGAATTGCACAACCAGTTTGATCTCGAATTGGACCGTAAAAAAGTGGCGCTCGCCAAACCCCTGCGCGAGCTGGGCGAGTTTGATGTGAAGCTCAAGCTGCACACCGATTTGGAAGGCGAACTGAAAGTGTTCGTGGAAAGCGAAAACCCGCTGCCCACCCCGCAGTCCGTGGCTGATGAAGAAGCCGCCAAGAAAGCGGCTGCGGAAAAAATCGACGAATAA
- the dnaB gene encoding replicative DNA helicase — MIDTPEGPIPEPPMEDLVNAPRRAPNSPEAKSTPAGRTPPHSIEAEQGILGCLMLDAASGLDFCLERIREPRQLSDPPSDKGPRGKRRPPGDTFFYELKHQLLFEAMIDIVESRQAVDIITVKQFLSDRKQLEAVGGVAYLNTLMDSVPSAANLEYYFNIVWDKYLLRKTVRTCTEIVTQAYEHEGEVNRLLDEVETRIHGINDERAGDVSTDMKKLVHAAIDRIEEYHERKGKISGVPSGYKVLDRLTDGMHAGEMIVIAARPSMGKTSLAMNIVENITLDEKIPVGVFSLEMTAEALVTRMIFSNARLNSSKLREGKMNDRDFPRINTAAGKLHNAPLYIDDTPGLSILQLRAKARRMHTQHGIKLIVIDYLQLLHSTSRRAMDNRQQEVSEISSGIKALAKELKVPVIVLCQLNREMERDKNRKPRLSDLRESGAIEQDADLVGLLYKVAQDEDADGADESEGLPVNLLIAKQRNGPTGDVPFTFLKPYTRFEPAAGINDNDVPHED, encoded by the coding sequence ATGATTGACACGCCCGAAGGGCCCATTCCGGAACCGCCGATGGAGGATTTGGTGAACGCGCCGCGCCGCGCCCCCAATTCTCCTGAAGCCAAATCCACGCCCGCGGGCCGAACGCCACCCCATTCCATTGAAGCTGAGCAGGGGATTCTCGGTTGCCTGATGCTCGATGCCGCGTCCGGATTAGACTTCTGCCTCGAACGCATTCGCGAGCCGCGACAGCTCAGTGATCCTCCCTCCGATAAAGGCCCGCGCGGCAAGCGCCGGCCGCCGGGCGACACGTTTTTTTATGAGCTGAAGCATCAACTCCTCTTTGAGGCGATGATCGATATCGTGGAGTCGCGGCAGGCGGTGGACATTATCACGGTGAAGCAATTCCTCTCCGACCGCAAACAACTCGAAGCCGTCGGCGGTGTGGCGTACCTCAACACGCTGATGGACAGCGTGCCCTCGGCGGCCAATCTTGAATATTATTTCAACATTGTTTGGGATAAATATTTGCTGCGCAAAACCGTGCGCACCTGCACCGAGATTGTCACCCAAGCCTACGAGCACGAGGGTGAAGTGAATCGCCTGCTCGATGAGGTAGAAACCCGAATCCACGGCATCAACGACGAACGCGCCGGCGACGTCAGCACGGACATGAAAAAACTCGTGCACGCCGCCATCGATCGCATCGAAGAGTACCACGAACGAAAGGGAAAGATTTCAGGTGTGCCTTCCGGCTACAAAGTGCTCGATCGGCTGACCGATGGCATGCACGCAGGCGAGATGATCGTCATCGCCGCCCGTCCTTCGATGGGCAAAACCAGTTTGGCGATGAACATTGTGGAGAACATCACGCTGGACGAAAAAATTCCCGTGGGGGTGTTTAGTCTGGAAATGACCGCCGAGGCATTGGTCACCCGTATGATTTTCTCCAATGCCCGCCTTAATTCCAGCAAACTACGTGAAGGGAAAATGAATGATCGCGACTTTCCGCGCATCAACACCGCGGCCGGCAAACTCCACAACGCACCACTGTACATCGACGACACCCCCGGCCTCTCCATCCTGCAGCTGCGCGCCAAGGCCCGCCGCATGCACACGCAGCATGGCATAAAACTCATTGTCATTGACTATCTTCAGCTGCTTCACTCTACTTCGCGCCGGGCGATGGACAATCGGCAGCAGGAGGTTTCAGAAATCTCCAGCGGCATTAAGGCGTTGGCTAAAGAATTAAAAGTGCCGGTGATTGTGCTTTGCCAGTTGAACCGTGAAATGGAGCGGGATAAAAACCGCAAGCCGCGCTTGTCGGATCTCCGCGAATCCGGCGCGATCGAGCAGGACGCCGACTTGGTGGGACTGCTTTACAAAGTTGCGCAGGACGAGGACGCCGATGGTGCAGATGAAAGCGAAGGGTTGCCTGTAAATTTGTTAATCGCCAAGCAACGCAACGGGCCCACCGGGGACGTGCCCTTCACGTTCCTCAAGCCTTATACGCGCTTTGAGCCCGCCGCGGGAATTAATGACAACGATGTGCCGCATGAAGACTAA